Part of the Candidatus Zixiibacteriota bacterium genome, ACATTGCCGATCTGACCTATCTCGTGGCCCATCTGTTCACCGGAGGGGCAGAACCTCCGTGTGAGGAAGAGGGTGATATAGACAGCAGTGGCAGTATCAATATTGGCGACCTGACCCATCTGGTGGCATCTCTATTCACTGGTGGTCCACCACCAGCAGCGTGCCCATAGAAGTTACATACAGACTTGATGATTGATTGGAACAGCCACTTCTCACAATGAGGAGTGGCTGTTTTCTTTGGTCGAAATTGAAGAAGTTCTGTCTGTTAGACGATATGTAGGAAAACGCGTCTGCCTAACAGTCAGGGGGACGTAGGTTCCATCGCTATTGATTTACGATCGTATTTCTTTGTCGAAACGATCACTTTAAGATACAACAACGATGATCGGCTATCCGTCAAAACTGTGTACGAGGCGTGTACTATACTTAATGCCCCGGCTTGAGGGGGCAGCAATTCATCTTGGAGTTTTAAGTCTTGGTTAGTATATTGTAATAGCTCTTTGCTTAGAGGTTCGGAACCCGATGAAGGATTCCGCCCTACAGTGTTGCGAGAGGTATACGAGGAGGAAGTTATGAATCAGAAAAGGGACAATTTCAAAATGGTGCCAACGCTGGTTGTGGGGATGCTGATTCTTGCCGTTGTTGTCATCCTGGCGTTTGGGTGCGATAACTCCACCAAAAGTAGTGGCACGCAGACTACGGCAGTGATGGTCGGACACTCAGGGTGCGGTGATCCTGCGATGATCGTTCGGCTTGGATTTCCGCTTGATCAAGACTGTGTAGTTTACGAATATGATGGCAACGGAACCTTACTGTTGACACACTACAATGCTGGTTTCAATTGCTGCACCGACCTGGCTGCTGACATTAACATAAGCAACAACGTTATCACAATTACCGAGACTGAGAGCGGTGACTATTGCCACTGTCTATGTTTGTATGATGTTGACTATGCTGTGAATGATCTTCCGGCGGGAGAATACACAGTCAAGTTCGTCGGGTTGTATCAACCTCCCGGCGATGACACACTTAGCGTGTCTCTGGTGTTTGATACAGCCATGAGCGGTGAATACTGTGTTGATCGTTCCACATATCCCTGGTCGGTTGACATCAATCCGACCGGTGCTCTCACAGACTCCAGCCAGTGCAAGGACTACGCGGTCAGGAAACAGGCGTATGATACGCTGGCTGACAAGACTTGTTTCCAGTGGTCTTACGACTCACACACGTTAACGCTGTGGCACTTCAACGCGGTATTAAACTGTTGTCCGGTCTTTGTCGCCGATGTTTCTATCGAAGGTGGAGATATCGTGATAGAAGAGATTGACTCGCTGTTTAATGGCGGCTGTGACTGCATATGCCCCTTTGATATGAAGTTCGAAATCATCAACCTGGCTGTGGGTGAGTACACGATCACATTTCTTGAGCCATACTTGACGCCGGGGAACGACACGCTTCGGCACACGATCAATCTGTACTTCGAACCGGAGGGGATGTTCTGCGTGTCGCGACCAAATCTACCTTTTCCAAATTAGGCAGGATGGCTACAACCCGACTTGCCAGGAGTCTTGAGGAACGATATCTTCTCTCCCTATGAGAGAACCAGTCGAGATTCCCGAGGAATTCAAACGTCGTTACGGTCCGCTGGTTGATGACGAGCAGGCGTTTTTCGCATCGCTGATCGAGCCGCCACTGAATTCGTTTCGCGTTAACACTCTCAAAGCGCCCGTTGGTGAGGTGATCGGTCGGCTTGACACCTATGGTATTCACTCCCAGCCACTCCCGTGGTACGAAGACGCTTTCACGACTGAAAGCCGGGAGTTGACTTCTACCCTCGAACGATTCCTTGGTACGATCTACATCCAGGAGGCAGCGTCGATGCTACCGCCGTTGATCATGCGCGAGGAATTAAGCCAAGCTTCAACGGTTTTTGATGCCTGTGCCGCGCCGGGATCGAAAGCAACCCAGATTGCTGCCATTATGAATAATCGCGGTAGTCTGGTGGCCAATGATCGCAATTTTAGGCGGATTCGCGCCCTAAAGTTCAATCTCAACAAAGCCGGAGTAATCAATACTGTTATCACCAATTTTTCCTTGCAGAAATTCCCGCCTGTGAAATTTGACATTGTGCTGCTTGATGCTCCCTGTTCTTCCGATGGTACTGTTCGTAAAAATCCCGAGGTGATGAACCAGTGGTCGGTGAGTCGCATCCGTGGTTGTTCGGCCGTACAGAAAGAACTAATCAAACTCGCATTTGATTTTGTGACGGAAGGTGGAATGCTTGTGTATTCGACGTGCAGCCTGGCCCCCGAAGAGAACGAGATGGTGATTGATCATCTTCTGCGTCATCGTCCGGCCAAGGTGAAACCGATCGCTTTGGACGGTTTCGCATTTACTTCGCCGGTGATGAACTGGGCAGGGGAGACCATGAGTTCGGGCGTCGCTGCTTGCGCTCGGGTGTGGCCGCACATCAACAACACTGATGGTTTCTTTGTAGCGAAGGTGTCCAAATGATAGATCTTTGCCCTCCGGAAACTATCCACCGGGTACTGGAGTATTTCGGCGAGCGTTTTGGGATCAGTCCGGTTGTATTCGGATCGTGGGTTTTCTTTGCCGGTCCGCGAGGGCGGGTTTTTCTGGGTCCACCAACTACGCTGGGACTCGAAGCGGCCGACACCTGTGGCATTCTGATTGCCCGCGTTCAGAAAACTGTCAAGCCATCAACGTTTCTATTCCAGTCTTTTGGGCGTCATGTTACACGCAATATTATCACTCTTGATCGAGAACAGACAGAACGGTTCTGTTGTGGTGAAGACATTGTGTTGAGCGCTGATGCTATTGGAGATGCTGCTCGTGGTTTCGTAATGGTGGCATATGACGACCTGCCGTTGGGATGCGGATTGCTCAAGGATGGTCGTTTAGAGAACCAGATTCCCAAACCGTACCGGATGTCCCTGAAGTATTGGTAAGGTGATAATGTCATTGTGAGGAGTTTGTGGCAGCGAACGATGTGGCACTCCCGACACTCCTGATTTTTCAATAAAAAACTACTATTCTCCAGCCGACTGCTGTATAAAGGAATAGACCGGTACAATGACAATAAGATTGTAGACAATCGGTGCGACTAACAAGGAGAGATAGACATGGCTAACAAAGGCAAAAGAGACAAGGCCAAAAAGGAAACGCAGAAAAAAGCTAAGAAGAGTGTGAAGGAGAAACGGAAAGCCAAGAAGGAAAAAAAGGAAAACAAGTAATTCTGGGACTGAGCTCCTTTCTCTCCCTCAGTTTCGAATGTTCCCGTGCGCGGTAGACGCCCTCGACTGCCGATATCACCGCGCCAGTTTCGACAATGCCGCAGGACAAAATGGGACGGGACCCGCAGCAAGC contains:
- a CDS encoding RsmB/NOP family class I SAM-dependent RNA methyltransferase, whose amino-acid sequence is MREPVEIPEEFKRRYGPLVDDEQAFFASLIEPPLNSFRVNTLKAPVGEVIGRLDTYGIHSQPLPWYEDAFTTESRELTSTLERFLGTIYIQEAASMLPPLIMREELSQASTVFDACAAPGSKATQIAAIMNNRGSLVANDRNFRRIRALKFNLNKAGVINTVITNFSLQKFPPVKFDIVLLDAPCSSDGTVRKNPEVMNQWSVSRIRGCSAVQKELIKLAFDFVTEGGMLVYSTCSLAPEENEMVIDHLLRHRPAKVKPIALDGFAFTSPVMNWAGETMSSGVAACARVWPHINNTDGFFVAKVSK